The stretch of DNA tctctctaacgcacacacacatatccatcttattgggtgcgggaccataatccatctatttcacacacacacgCTACGGGCTACAATGCATATAAGTGAACCAGATAAAGGATTAACGTCGTCTTCAAGGTCGAAACTCATTGCTCCCTCGTATGTTATGCTGACGTCAAACGGACGATAGCAGGCTCCCCAAAATTCAATAGTCTCAATAGTCCAAGCTCCCCCAAATCCAACCCATAAGTTAGGGAGAAATATGGTTACCCAATTTATTCTTATCTCTAACACATGGTCCCAACACAAAAAACTCCACTTCACAAGGGGCCTTTATGTTTTCCTGGCAAAATCTCCCCTTCTCACTCGACATTTCTCACTAAAGCCCTCTTCTTTAAAACAGGATGATGCCTGCCTCATCTTCGCCATGACACCCTCTCTTCAAATACTGTACTTCTCCACGGACCGCCAACGAGTCCCCCGCCAAACGCCCCGTGCTCCGCCCTGATCACATCCTAGTGTTAGTGCCAATTCACCACCACCATCAAGGGGAGGAGGCATGCACCACCCATGATGCGCCCCTCCCCCGAAAGAAGGCAGATCCAATTTCTCCacattttgaaaaataatttattaTTCTATTAGTAGTCTTCCTTCACAGGACCCTGCTCTAGCATTCTCATTGGTAAAATAGTTCATATAAACATGTTGCTAGAGAATAACAAACCAATGTAATCATCAATCAAATATGTTTCATTTAACTCTCTTTATCTATGTCACACATGTTATTAAGAATACAAGCTATAATCTTTCTCCATGTTCTTTTGCTCATCAGATTCTCTGAAGCCACCATGTCATCACATTGTCATGTGAGTAACTTTTACTACTCCGACACAATTCCACCATGGTTCCTATCACCTCGACGCCATCTTGACCGGTTTCCCCTGCCCCCTCGTCACATTCGGCTACGCCATTGTTCTATCATTTGCTTACTCCATATCATTTCGCCATCATGTGCGCACCCTTTTCCTAATCCTCTAAATTTATACCATGGcccccatctcctctcctccaaATCCTCTTCCATTCCTCTTCTCGCAGCAAGCTTGTTGTATCTTGGCTAGCTTCACTCCTATGTATGTGCTCACATCACCATCATATGTACATCTTCTCCTACTCCACCTATTAGCTATGCCTACGGCTACCCCACCATTGATGTGTCCTCTACCTAATTGAGCATCATCCCAAGTAGCATCACTCATCGTTACATCCTAATCGAGCATAATTTTTTGTAAGCATCATTTTCTTTTACGCGGAACAATCTATTATCTATTGGACAATTTTAAAATGAATGTACACATTCTGCTTTACCGAAACTTAAAACTATCATGAGTGAATATTCTTCCAGAATGGACTTGATTTCTTAAATAATACACTtacaatgatgtgtaccagataaAAATGATTAAAAGGAAGCATTTCCCAGTGGTAACCGTAAAATAAACACTGCAAATCGAGCGATAGAAATTTCAGATTTATTGAAGCCTGGCACTTGAAAGTTGGAGTAGTACGCACAGAAAGAAAAATTATTTTATGTTTTCCTAAAATAAGTCTCCCATGAACACATTGCACGAATGAGCAGGAAGACAGAGTGCAAATTTATATGTACACTAACTGGTCCGTTCATCCATTTTGAATAGATCAGCTACAAAAGCTCACTTGGTTCATTCTCGCCAGAATTCACTGACATGATAATCAAACATGTCCTGCAGTGTCCCCACACCCGGCGCGTCCAACCTGACAATTAAGTGCACACAAAAATAAGACCAACAAAATTTAGCATCTTTACAGGAAAATACACCTATATATATTTCTGGGGTTTCTTACAAAGAAAATCATGGGAAGTAACTAAAAGAAGGTTAACATAGAGctaacagatatgaacaaaccagACAATAAATGCATAGCGTCTGGGGAACGAAACCACTACCAGATACATGGTATCGCATGAGTGCCTGCCCTTCCTCTAGCCTGCAACATCTGGGAGCTGCATATATGCTTTCAGATTTGTGCTAATTCTGCAAATTCAGAATATGCCCAAAGACATTGTACATAGGTTTAGTTCTTTGCGATCCAATATATTCAGGAAAGAACAGTTTTAGTTCCATAGAGAAGGAATAAAAAAATTCGACCAAGACACCATCAGCCTGCTTATGCGATCAACATATAATTACTGGATTTCAACTTAAATAAATTCTTTGGAGATGATGTGCTAGCTATAAAGGGAATGACATTTGAGATGGTATACTGAGTCAATCGAACAACAAAAAGGAAGAACAAAATTGCTGTATTACATATTTACATGCAGTCACGTTGGGCACAAACTGAAAAATGAGTTCGCGATAAGATAACATAAGCCTGTCGTAGTTAAATATAACGGAGACGCACACAGAAGCTCTTCGCAGTTCACCGGATGAAATAGTTGGGTGTTCTGGATAGGTGGACTCCCGGTTGTGCCCAGCTGCGGCAACTGCCACACCCCACTACCACCGGACGGCGCCCCCATCCAGGAATACACAAGTTGCCCCACGCCAACCAAGATCTTTCAAATCTTCTCTAGCATTGTCATCGCAAAAGGACTTTCATCAGTGGCTCGCTGACAATCTCCCCCAAACCCTACAAGAGATTCAAGGAAGTTTAAACTTCCATTTTGCACATGTGCAATTGAGTCACTCACCTTGCTAGATTATGTCAGATCTATTATCCATATTTAAGCCCTCCGAATTATTGTATTTTCCTGGCAAAATAATGGATCAACAAGTTTGTCCCTTCATATTGTCAAACACGGGCTGACGGGACCATCTACTTTGGTCGTTCAAATTATAAAACGCAATCATGATGTTGAAATCTCATCTCATTCCATCACGTGAGCTTTTCCCAGTTTTTTTAAAGAGCTTTTCTCAGTTTTGGACAAACTGAATGACGGTGACGATTTGTATATTGTAGCTTTTCCTTCATTACGCTTCACTGGTTAGATGGGAGAGCGCGCTGTGCCCCTATGTTCAACCCCAAAAACCTAGATTCAAGGTTGTAGGTCATAGTAGTTGTCATCACTCGCAAGCTTGCTTGTGCACTTTAAAAAACTGTATGACGAAGCACATCAAGAGAAGCAAAGGTGCTCTCAAGTTGTTATGCATATCATATAGCACATGTAGGACAACAAAATGACAGTCATCAAGGAaaatatataattaccaaaatcaaCCCCAAATCAGCACTCCCCTCGCCATCTATGTATCAGACTACTTGGAACTGAACTGTATGTAAAGCAAGATTTAAGTGTTGACCATTAGTCCTCAATGTCCCGTGTGTTCTCCATCATGCTCCTGACTTTACTGTCATACTCTAGTTCGTAGTCTAAATTCAGTTACTGGTTGCACTCACCCCTAAGTGAACACTAAAAGTTTTAACAGGATAAATCACACATATATATCATTTCCTTAGTCAATAGAGTCCTGGAACTGTGTCACAAGATACCGACAAAACTGACCGGAGTTTTCGTAGTTCTCTGAAACTTTTCATGTCTGGTTCGCTACTACTCACAGTTCTTTCCTGGATTCAATAAACCCCATGAAAGCAGACCTGTAAACAACTGAAAATAAGGTTGTAAAATTCATCAAAATCATCTAGAGCAAACAGTATGACATACTTTTTGCACAAGTACTGTAAAAACAAGTATTACCTGTCCTAGCCTTTTGGCTTGAACTGAAAAAACAGTATGACATACTTTTTTACTCCTACAACTACCTTCGTGATGATCGGATGAAAGTGTCGCAGACACTATGCACATTTATTTTGTTGGATTGTGCAGATCCAATTGAGCAGTCCCTAAAGCTGGAAGGATTATAGTTGAAAAAAAATACCTGGATAGCCTTTGTTGTGATACTACTTGCTTTATTGTCAATGAGGAAGTGCTAGAAGTATGAGAAAAATCCCAGTATACCATCAATTATTGATTACTTGTCAGACCCAACAAAGCATTCACACCTCCAAGATGTTTGTTAGACTGTTAACATAGCATGAATTCACTTCAGATTACTCCTTTCTGTACATATAATTAGATAAAAGAGAATACTGGTTATGAACTATATTCATAATATGAATGACAGTGTGAATCTCTCGGCAGAATTATGAAGCAAATATTGGTTAGGAACCAAGGTTAAAAGCAAACCTCGCATATGATAATATTGCTATTCTTTTCTTCTTCATTTCCATTTGTTTTCTTCAGTCCATAAGTGCATGAACTGAACAACCAAATCAGATTTAAGCAGAAATAGAACAATAGAGGGGTTGGGTGCAGATCATCCAGTTTTAAACATCAAGAACTGGAATTTGCAAAAACAGTAATCTACCTGGCGATGTTGGATGTCGTCCACCGGAGGAGATGGAGGAGCATGTCCGATGTCCCAATGGAAACTCCTTGACCTCTCAAGTCCATCTACCAAACACGTAAAAATTCCTCAAATCATCTCCAACTGGCATGTCAATCGACATGTTCTTGCTTCCTGACCGGCTCAAAAGAAAATTCAAAGAGAAAATAGAGAGGAACGTGAGTTGTAACCAACAGAAGACGCTTGTGAGGGCCAGTGCGGCGCAGCGAGCCGGCGTCGGCAACAGCAAGGGCGCGTCCACCAGCCGCGAGAGCCGAACTGGTCGGGCGCCGCGGGGGCAGCGCGTCGATGGGCGGTCGAGCCGTTGCGGAGGGTGGCGGGGCTCGGACGCGGGGACGGGGATTTCCTGCGCCGATTAGCTCCCATCCGTGGACTGACGCGGATCAGGTCGAGGACGGCGCGCTGATGCCGCCGTGGATCTGAGCGCTCCCTCTCCCTTCCCTTGCCTTGCCTTCCCTTCCCTACCCTTGGGAGAGGAATAGAAGGTTGGGGGCGACGGCACAGGGGGGCGAGGAGATCGCCGGCGGCGGGGTTGGATTGGGgtgcggcgccggcggcggctgCGACTGGAGacgggagaggaggtagggctAGCGAGGGATTGGTTCTGTCGTGACGCTAAAACCAGCGGAGGGGAGGTGGTGGACGGAAAAAAAAAATCTACGAAGGTTAACCGACGAAAAAAATCAGACGAAAGTGGTGGGACGAAAATTAGAAGTAGAGATGTTGAAGACATCACGGCCAAGTAACCAGCCCTTGGGCATGTTCTGACGGGCGCCCCTAAGTCTCGTTGGGAGCTCCTATTCAGCGAGTCGGGCGCTATGAAAGGTGCAGAGCACCCGCTTTTCCTATTCGACGCATTCTGCGTCAAGTAGTCGATCGTCACACACCTGATCAAGCTACCGATCGAACCGGGCCGGCCCATCTTAGAAGCTAACCAGTACATCACATCCAATTTTGGGAACATTCTGGAAGGTTCCGGCCTAGTTTTTCCAATTCTGGGAACATTATAGAAGGTTCCTGAACCATGTTTTTACCGGTTTTCGCTTTCTTATGGTTTTTTCATTATtaattttttcttttttctggtTTTTCCATTTTTGTTTTTTGTAAATTTTTCCACAAATAATTCCTTTTCAAATCTGGTTCACTAATTTCGAAGAATCTTCATGTTTCCAATTTTTTTGgaagattcaaaaaatgttctcaTTTATTCATATTTTGTTTCGGAGTTTCAACAAAAGGTTCTAATTTTCAAAAAGTGTCAGCGCTCCGAATTTTGTTTTGTAATATCAAAAAATATTCCCCTTTGAGAAAATGATCTTGTTTTCATATTTCGTTCCAGAGtttgaaaaaaatgtttgtgttttcCAAAAAAATGGAATTTCCAAAAATGATCCTGTTTTGAAAATTGTTCACATATTCATTTTTTCAAGGAGTTTGAAAAAATCAGTATTTTCCAAAAATGTTCCcatttttaaaaaatgtttaagTTTTCTTCAGCTTTGTTCACTAATTTTAAAAGTGTTTGCGATTCATAGAATATTGCCCTTTTTTCAAACAACTGTTTTGCGGTCGAAATTCCAAAAATACTCGAATATGCGGTGGTTTTGGTTCTTAATTGTTTCTCACAGCCTAATATACAGATATACACGTTAGCTCAACAGGTAATACCAAGTCATGGATCTCTACAAAACATGACTCTTTTTTAGGTCTACATACTCGTGTTAAAGTACCCATTCACTGCTAGTCGCTAGCTTGGAGAGTCGAATATCCAATATTTTTTGAGATTATAAAAAAGTTCTCACTATCAAAAAACGTTCATGGGTTCAAGAAATGCTCAACGAATTAAAGGACAGTTCCTTAATTCAAAAGTAATTGGAATTTAAAATaatgaacattttctaaatttAATTAAAAAAATTATATTTTGATAAAAAAACTTATGAGTTTTTTTAATAATTATGAACATATTTTGCATTTCATGAAATAATACTATATTTGGTGAACATTGTGTCAACCCGATGAACAAAATTTGTCTTAAAGATTTGTTTTAAGAAAAATGggtgaacaaattttgaatttgatgaaatttttgttttcatttttctgaattttttcaaAACCTTATGAACAAAAAATGAATTTTACGAACTTTATTAAATTGGTGAGCATTTATTTACATTGATGACCATTTTTTGTATTGGATGACCATTGTTTGtgtgttttgattttttttgagaAATCATAAAATTTCCATGAATTCAGAAAATGGTTGGGAAACCaaaatgttcacaatttttaAAAATTGTTTGCATATCATAAAAAAATTCTCGATTTCAAAAAATATGTTCACAAAATAAAATTATGTTCATGATTCTTAGAAAATGCTTGTGTATTCAACACGCTTTCGGGAATTGGGAAAAATGACCAGGAAATTTTAGAAAAGGATCACAAAAATTCAAACGGATCCATTGAAACAGATACGTAAATAACGAACAAAAGAAACCATTGCTTACATAAACTTTTTGTTGGGATTTGGAGAGggttttttattattttatttagTTCATCACACATCGTGTAAAAAAAAGGTTTCTATGTTCTTTACAACATTGAGCCCCAAAAAAATGACACATTTTCCAATGGGTTAGTTTTTGTAAGCTATATGAAATGACTAAATGTCTAATTGGTTTCATACATATCTATGTTTATTCTGGTACTATAGTTTTACTGGTCATGGAAAACACCACGATGCTAGGTCAAGGCGAGACACATCATTCATCAGTCTACCTTAGGCAGGGTCTATCAATACAGTTTCCTCAGCCATTTTTTTTTCCTTGTGACGCCTTAGGAAATAAAGTCGTCATGAGACCATCACATTTTCAGTTTTCGAAATGAGTTTCTAAAAGTCTCTTATCTCATCATGACATGATTTTGACGTACTTTATGAAGTGACATTTTAAAAGTCAGTATCTCATACTGGCATAATTTGCATATAATCTGATTCTTTTTCTCCTGTGACAACGCACGGGCCTATTTGCGAaaacagaaaaatagaaaagaaaagaaaaaataaaacagaaaaggaaaaaaataaaagagaaagcaCAAAAGGAAAAGAAAGCAAAAACCACAAGAAAACCAGAAAACCAGGTTCAGGCAAGGTTGTAGAACCTTCCTAAAACCGGTTGGGGTGAAACCGCGGAATGGGCTGACCCATAGAAACAGCACCTTTGTTTGTGAAACCGCAGAATGGGCTTGGTGCGCGCCTGCACGCCACATATGTGCCAGCCCGTGGGCCAGCCCATGTGCAGAACGGATAGTGGGAAGCCCATTGTTTTTTTTCGCTTTATTCTATTTTAAGTTTTCTCCTTTTCAAAATTTATTCAGGATTCCCAAAAAGTTGTGGATTGGGAAATAATGTTCGTAAATTCAGAAAAGTGCATGATTCGAATAAATGTTTGTGAAATCATAGATGCACAGGGATTCAAAAAAATATTCGTGCTTTCAAAACAAATGTTTGTCTATTCATAAGATGTtcacaa from Triticum urartu cultivar G1812 chromosome 3, Tu2.1, whole genome shotgun sequence encodes:
- the LOC125545790 gene encoding uncharacterized protein LOC125545790 isoform X2, coding for MGANRRRKSPSPRPSPATLRNGSTAHRRAAPAAPDQFGSRGWWTRPCCCRRRLAAPHWPSQASSVDGLERSRSFHWDIGHAPPSPPVDDIQHRQGLGEIVSEPLMKVLLR
- the LOC125545790 gene encoding uncharacterized protein LOC125545790 isoform X1 translates to MGANRRRKSPSPRPSPATLRNGSTAHRRAAPAAPDQFGSRGWWTRPCCCRRRLAAPHWPSQASSMDLRGQGVSIGTSDMLLHLLRWTTSNIASSCTYGLKKTNGNEEEKNSNIIICESNKHLGGVNALLGLTSNQ